From a region of the Anomalospiza imberbis isolate Cuckoo-Finch-1a 21T00152 chromosome 3, ASM3175350v1, whole genome shotgun sequence genome:
- the RCOR3 gene encoding REST corepressor 3 isoform X1: MPGMMEKGAELLGGKSRAAPNGAKSSSPSNGHYSEPESGGGDSGDEHDVGMRVGAEYQARIPDFEPGATKYTDKDNGGMLVWSPYHNIPDAKLDEYIAIAKEKHGYNVEQALGMLFWHKHNIEKSLADLPNFTPFPDEWTVEDKVLFEQAFSFHGKSFHRIQQMLPDKTIASLVKYYYSWKKTRSRTSLMDRQARKLANRNNQGDSDDDVEEAHPMDGNDSDYDPKKEAKKEVTDNLMGNNEQPVQTSKIGLGRREYQSLQHRHHSQRSKCRPPKGMYLTQEDVIAVSCSPNAANTILRQLDMELISLKRQVQNAKQVNSALKQKMEGGIEEFKPPESNQKINARWTTEEQLLAVQGVRKYGKDFQAIADVIGNKTVGQVKNFFVNYRRRFNLEEVLQEWEAEQGTLASNGDASALGEDTKNTSNVPSGKSTDEEDEAQSTPATQCLGPSPPAHASAPAPAAPMATLNQPPPLLRPALPAAPALHRQPPPLQQQARFIQPRPTLNQPPPPLIRPANSMPPRLNPRPVLTAGSGQQPPSLIGIQTESQSTLH; encoded by the exons atgcCGGGCATGATGGAGAAGGGCGCGGAGCTCTTGGGGGGTAAGAGCCGGGCAGCCCCCAACGGCgccaagagcagcagccccTCCAACGGGCACTACTCGGAGCCGGAGAGCGGCGGCGGCGACAGTGGCGACGAGCACG ATGTAGGAATGAGGGTCGGAGCGGAATACCAGGCGCGCATTCCTGACTTCGAGCCCG GTGCCACAAAATACACTGATAAAGATAATGGAGGGATGCTTGTATGGTCTCCATATCATAATATTCCTGATGCCAAGT TGGATGAATATATAGCAAtagcaaaggaaaaacatgGATACAATGTGGAACAG GCTCTCGGCATGTTGTTCTGGCATAAACACAATATTGAGAAGTCCCTTGCGGATCTCCCTAACTTCACTCCTTTCCCTGATGAATGGACAGTTGAAGATAAAGTCCTATTTGAACAAGCATTTAGCTTCCATGGAAAGAGCTTTCACAGGATCCAGCAAATG CTACCAGACAAGACCATTGCAAGCCttgtaaaatattactattCTTGGAAAAAAACTCGCTCTAGGACAAGTTTGATGGATCGTCAGGCTCGGAAACTAGCTAATAGAAATAATCAAGGTGACAG TGATGATGACGTAGAAGAAGCTCATCCAATGGATGGAAATGACAGTGATTATGATCccaaaaaagaagccaaaaagGAGGTAACAGATAACTTAATG GGCAATAATGAGCAGCCTGTTCAGACCAGCAAAATAGGTCTGGGTAGAAGAGAGTATCAGAGCTTGCAGCATCGCCACCATTCCCAGCGTTCCAAATGCCGTCCACCAAAAGGCATGTACCTGACCCAGGAAGATGTGATAGCTGTTTCCTGTAGTCCCAATGCAGCCAACACAATTCTTAGACAGCTGGATATGGAACTAATCTCATTAAAGCGACAG GTTCAAAATGCTAAGCAAGTAAACAGTGCACTTAAACAGAAAATGGAAGGCGGGATTGAAGAATTCAAACCTCCTGAG TCTAATCAGAAAATCAATGCCCGTTGGACCACAGAAGAGCAGCTTCTTGCAGTACAAG GTGTCCGAAAATATGGTAAAGATTTTCAAGCTATTGCAGATGTAATTGGCAACAAGACTGTTGGCCAAGTGAAGAACTTCTTTGTAAACTACAGGCGTCGGTTTAACTTAGAGGAGGTATTGCAGGAATGGGAAGCGGAACAAGGAACCCTGGCTTCTAATGGTGATGCTTCTGCTTTAGGGGAGGACACAAAAAATACTTCTAATGTGCCATCAGGAAAGAGCACTGATGAAGAAGATGAG GCACAAAGCACTCCGGCCACTCAGTGTTTAGGCCCTTCACCTCCAGCACACGcatctgctccagcacctgccGCTCCCATGGCAACTCTAAATCAGCCGCCCCCGTTACTTCGTCCAGCACTTCccgctgctcctgccctgcaccGCCAGCCCCCACCGCTCCAGCAGCAGGCGCGCTTCATCCAGCCGCGGCCGACCCTAAACCAGCCTCCCCCTCCGCTCATCCGCCCAGCTAATTCCATGCCGCCTCGCCTCAACCCCCGGCCCGTGCTGACCGCGGGCAGTGGCCAGCAGCCGCCCTCGCTCATTGGAATTCAGACAGAATCTCAGTCCACTCTGCactga
- the RCOR3 gene encoding REST corepressor 3 isoform X3 — MRVGAEYQARIPDFEPGATKYTDKDNGGMLVWSPYHNIPDAKLDEYIAIAKEKHGYNVEQALGMLFWHKHNIEKSLADLPNFTPFPDEWTVEDKVLFEQAFSFHGKSFHRIQQMLPDKTIASLVKYYYSWKKTRSRTSLMDRQARKLANRNNQGDSDDDVEEAHPMDGNDSDYDPKKEAKKEVTDNLMGNNEQPVQTSKIGLGRREYQSLQHRHHSQRSKCRPPKGMYLTQEDVIAVSCSPNAANTILRQLDMELISLKRQVQNAKQVNSALKQKMEGGIEEFKPPESNQKINARWTTEEQLLAVQGVRKYGKDFQAIADVIGNKTVGQVKNFFVNYRRRFNLEEVLQEWEAEQGTLASNGDASALGEDTKNTSNVPSGKSTDEEDEAQSTPATQCLGPSPPAHASAPAPAAPMATLNQPPPLLRPALPAAPALHRQPPPLQQQARFIQPRPTLNQPPPPLIRPANSMPPRLNPRPVLTAGSGQQPPSLIGIQTESQSTLH, encoded by the exons ATGAGGGTCGGAGCGGAATACCAGGCGCGCATTCCTGACTTCGAGCCCG GTGCCACAAAATACACTGATAAAGATAATGGAGGGATGCTTGTATGGTCTCCATATCATAATATTCCTGATGCCAAGT TGGATGAATATATAGCAAtagcaaaggaaaaacatgGATACAATGTGGAACAG GCTCTCGGCATGTTGTTCTGGCATAAACACAATATTGAGAAGTCCCTTGCGGATCTCCCTAACTTCACTCCTTTCCCTGATGAATGGACAGTTGAAGATAAAGTCCTATTTGAACAAGCATTTAGCTTCCATGGAAAGAGCTTTCACAGGATCCAGCAAATG CTACCAGACAAGACCATTGCAAGCCttgtaaaatattactattCTTGGAAAAAAACTCGCTCTAGGACAAGTTTGATGGATCGTCAGGCTCGGAAACTAGCTAATAGAAATAATCAAGGTGACAG TGATGATGACGTAGAAGAAGCTCATCCAATGGATGGAAATGACAGTGATTATGATCccaaaaaagaagccaaaaagGAGGTAACAGATAACTTAATG GGCAATAATGAGCAGCCTGTTCAGACCAGCAAAATAGGTCTGGGTAGAAGAGAGTATCAGAGCTTGCAGCATCGCCACCATTCCCAGCGTTCCAAATGCCGTCCACCAAAAGGCATGTACCTGACCCAGGAAGATGTGATAGCTGTTTCCTGTAGTCCCAATGCAGCCAACACAATTCTTAGACAGCTGGATATGGAACTAATCTCATTAAAGCGACAG GTTCAAAATGCTAAGCAAGTAAACAGTGCACTTAAACAGAAAATGGAAGGCGGGATTGAAGAATTCAAACCTCCTGAG TCTAATCAGAAAATCAATGCCCGTTGGACCACAGAAGAGCAGCTTCTTGCAGTACAAG GTGTCCGAAAATATGGTAAAGATTTTCAAGCTATTGCAGATGTAATTGGCAACAAGACTGTTGGCCAAGTGAAGAACTTCTTTGTAAACTACAGGCGTCGGTTTAACTTAGAGGAGGTATTGCAGGAATGGGAAGCGGAACAAGGAACCCTGGCTTCTAATGGTGATGCTTCTGCTTTAGGGGAGGACACAAAAAATACTTCTAATGTGCCATCAGGAAAGAGCACTGATGAAGAAGATGAG GCACAAAGCACTCCGGCCACTCAGTGTTTAGGCCCTTCACCTCCAGCACACGcatctgctccagcacctgccGCTCCCATGGCAACTCTAAATCAGCCGCCCCCGTTACTTCGTCCAGCACTTCccgctgctcctgccctgcaccGCCAGCCCCCACCGCTCCAGCAGCAGGCGCGCTTCATCCAGCCGCGGCCGACCCTAAACCAGCCTCCCCCTCCGCTCATCCGCCCAGCTAATTCCATGCCGCCTCGCCTCAACCCCCGGCCCGTGCTGACCGCGGGCAGTGGCCAGCAGCCGCCCTCGCTCATTGGAATTCAGACAGAATCTCAGTCCACTCTGCactga
- the RCOR3 gene encoding REST corepressor 3 isoform X2, whose amino-acid sequence MPGMMEKGAELLGGKSRAAPNGAKSSSPSNGHYSEPESGGGDSGDEHDVGMRVGAEYQARIPDFEPGATKYTDKDNGGMLVWSPYHNIPDAKLDEYIAIAKEKHGYNVEQALGMLFWHKHNIEKSLADLPNFTPFPDEWTVEDKVLFEQAFSFHGKSFHRIQQMLPDKTIASLVKYYYSWKKTRSRTSLMDRQARKLANRNNQGDSDDDVEEAHPMDGNDSDYDPKKEAKKEGNNEQPVQTSKIGLGRREYQSLQHRHHSQRSKCRPPKGMYLTQEDVIAVSCSPNAANTILRQLDMELISLKRQVQNAKQVNSALKQKMEGGIEEFKPPESNQKINARWTTEEQLLAVQGVRKYGKDFQAIADVIGNKTVGQVKNFFVNYRRRFNLEEVLQEWEAEQGTLASNGDASALGEDTKNTSNVPSGKSTDEEDEAQSTPATQCLGPSPPAHASAPAPAAPMATLNQPPPLLRPALPAAPALHRQPPPLQQQARFIQPRPTLNQPPPPLIRPANSMPPRLNPRPVLTAGSGQQPPSLIGIQTESQSTLH is encoded by the exons atgcCGGGCATGATGGAGAAGGGCGCGGAGCTCTTGGGGGGTAAGAGCCGGGCAGCCCCCAACGGCgccaagagcagcagccccTCCAACGGGCACTACTCGGAGCCGGAGAGCGGCGGCGGCGACAGTGGCGACGAGCACG ATGTAGGAATGAGGGTCGGAGCGGAATACCAGGCGCGCATTCCTGACTTCGAGCCCG GTGCCACAAAATACACTGATAAAGATAATGGAGGGATGCTTGTATGGTCTCCATATCATAATATTCCTGATGCCAAGT TGGATGAATATATAGCAAtagcaaaggaaaaacatgGATACAATGTGGAACAG GCTCTCGGCATGTTGTTCTGGCATAAACACAATATTGAGAAGTCCCTTGCGGATCTCCCTAACTTCACTCCTTTCCCTGATGAATGGACAGTTGAAGATAAAGTCCTATTTGAACAAGCATTTAGCTTCCATGGAAAGAGCTTTCACAGGATCCAGCAAATG CTACCAGACAAGACCATTGCAAGCCttgtaaaatattactattCTTGGAAAAAAACTCGCTCTAGGACAAGTTTGATGGATCGTCAGGCTCGGAAACTAGCTAATAGAAATAATCAAGGTGACAG TGATGATGACGTAGAAGAAGCTCATCCAATGGATGGAAATGACAGTGATTATGATCccaaaaaagaagccaaaaagGAG GGCAATAATGAGCAGCCTGTTCAGACCAGCAAAATAGGTCTGGGTAGAAGAGAGTATCAGAGCTTGCAGCATCGCCACCATTCCCAGCGTTCCAAATGCCGTCCACCAAAAGGCATGTACCTGACCCAGGAAGATGTGATAGCTGTTTCCTGTAGTCCCAATGCAGCCAACACAATTCTTAGACAGCTGGATATGGAACTAATCTCATTAAAGCGACAG GTTCAAAATGCTAAGCAAGTAAACAGTGCACTTAAACAGAAAATGGAAGGCGGGATTGAAGAATTCAAACCTCCTGAG TCTAATCAGAAAATCAATGCCCGTTGGACCACAGAAGAGCAGCTTCTTGCAGTACAAG GTGTCCGAAAATATGGTAAAGATTTTCAAGCTATTGCAGATGTAATTGGCAACAAGACTGTTGGCCAAGTGAAGAACTTCTTTGTAAACTACAGGCGTCGGTTTAACTTAGAGGAGGTATTGCAGGAATGGGAAGCGGAACAAGGAACCCTGGCTTCTAATGGTGATGCTTCTGCTTTAGGGGAGGACACAAAAAATACTTCTAATGTGCCATCAGGAAAGAGCACTGATGAAGAAGATGAG GCACAAAGCACTCCGGCCACTCAGTGTTTAGGCCCTTCACCTCCAGCACACGcatctgctccagcacctgccGCTCCCATGGCAACTCTAAATCAGCCGCCCCCGTTACTTCGTCCAGCACTTCccgctgctcctgccctgcaccGCCAGCCCCCACCGCTCCAGCAGCAGGCGCGCTTCATCCAGCCGCGGCCGACCCTAAACCAGCCTCCCCCTCCGCTCATCCGCCCAGCTAATTCCATGCCGCCTCGCCTCAACCCCCGGCCCGTGCTGACCGCGGGCAGTGGCCAGCAGCCGCCCTCGCTCATTGGAATTCAGACAGAATCTCAGTCCACTCTGCactga
- the RCOR3 gene encoding REST corepressor 3 isoform X4 yields MLFWHKHNIEKSLADLPNFTPFPDEWTVEDKVLFEQAFSFHGKSFHRIQQMLPDKTIASLVKYYYSWKKTRSRTSLMDRQARKLANRNNQGDSDDDVEEAHPMDGNDSDYDPKKEAKKEVTDNLMGNNEQPVQTSKIGLGRREYQSLQHRHHSQRSKCRPPKGMYLTQEDVIAVSCSPNAANTILRQLDMELISLKRQVQNAKQVNSALKQKMEGGIEEFKPPESNQKINARWTTEEQLLAVQGVRKYGKDFQAIADVIGNKTVGQVKNFFVNYRRRFNLEEVLQEWEAEQGTLASNGDASALGEDTKNTSNVPSGKSTDEEDEAQSTPATQCLGPSPPAHASAPAPAAPMATLNQPPPLLRPALPAAPALHRQPPPLQQQARFIQPRPTLNQPPPPLIRPANSMPPRLNPRPVLTAGSGQQPPSLIGIQTESQSTLH; encoded by the exons ATGTTGTTCTGGCATAAACACAATATTGAGAAGTCCCTTGCGGATCTCCCTAACTTCACTCCTTTCCCTGATGAATGGACAGTTGAAGATAAAGTCCTATTTGAACAAGCATTTAGCTTCCATGGAAAGAGCTTTCACAGGATCCAGCAAATG CTACCAGACAAGACCATTGCAAGCCttgtaaaatattactattCTTGGAAAAAAACTCGCTCTAGGACAAGTTTGATGGATCGTCAGGCTCGGAAACTAGCTAATAGAAATAATCAAGGTGACAG TGATGATGACGTAGAAGAAGCTCATCCAATGGATGGAAATGACAGTGATTATGATCccaaaaaagaagccaaaaagGAGGTAACAGATAACTTAATG GGCAATAATGAGCAGCCTGTTCAGACCAGCAAAATAGGTCTGGGTAGAAGAGAGTATCAGAGCTTGCAGCATCGCCACCATTCCCAGCGTTCCAAATGCCGTCCACCAAAAGGCATGTACCTGACCCAGGAAGATGTGATAGCTGTTTCCTGTAGTCCCAATGCAGCCAACACAATTCTTAGACAGCTGGATATGGAACTAATCTCATTAAAGCGACAG GTTCAAAATGCTAAGCAAGTAAACAGTGCACTTAAACAGAAAATGGAAGGCGGGATTGAAGAATTCAAACCTCCTGAG TCTAATCAGAAAATCAATGCCCGTTGGACCACAGAAGAGCAGCTTCTTGCAGTACAAG GTGTCCGAAAATATGGTAAAGATTTTCAAGCTATTGCAGATGTAATTGGCAACAAGACTGTTGGCCAAGTGAAGAACTTCTTTGTAAACTACAGGCGTCGGTTTAACTTAGAGGAGGTATTGCAGGAATGGGAAGCGGAACAAGGAACCCTGGCTTCTAATGGTGATGCTTCTGCTTTAGGGGAGGACACAAAAAATACTTCTAATGTGCCATCAGGAAAGAGCACTGATGAAGAAGATGAG GCACAAAGCACTCCGGCCACTCAGTGTTTAGGCCCTTCACCTCCAGCACACGcatctgctccagcacctgccGCTCCCATGGCAACTCTAAATCAGCCGCCCCCGTTACTTCGTCCAGCACTTCccgctgctcctgccctgcaccGCCAGCCCCCACCGCTCCAGCAGCAGGCGCGCTTCATCCAGCCGCGGCCGACCCTAAACCAGCCTCCCCCTCCGCTCATCCGCCCAGCTAATTCCATGCCGCCTCGCCTCAACCCCCGGCCCGTGCTGACCGCGGGCAGTGGCCAGCAGCCGCCCTCGCTCATTGGAATTCAGACAGAATCTCAGTCCACTCTGCactga
- the RCOR3 gene encoding REST corepressor 3 isoform X5 gives MPGMMEKGAELLGGKSRAAPNGAKSSSPSNGHYSEPESGGGDSGDEHDVGMRVGAEYQARIPDFEPGATKYTDKDNGGMLVWSPYHNIPDAKLDEYIAIAKEKHGYNVEQALGMLFWHKHNIEKSLADLPNFTPFPDEWTVEDKVLFEQAFSFHGKSFHRIQQMLPDKTIASLVKYYYSWKKTRSRTSLMDRQARKLANRNNQGDSDDDVEEAHPMDGNDSDYDPKKEAKKEVTDNLMGNNEQPVQTSKIGLGRREYQSLQHRHHSQRSKCRPPKGMYLTQEDVIAVSCSPNAANTILRQLDMELISLKRQVQNAKQVNSALKQKMEGGIEEFKPPESNQKINARWTTEEQLLAVQGTKHSGHSVFRPFTSSTRICSSTCRSHGNSKSAAPVTSSSTSRCSCPAPPAPTAPAAGALHPAAADPKPASPSAHPPS, from the exons atgcCGGGCATGATGGAGAAGGGCGCGGAGCTCTTGGGGGGTAAGAGCCGGGCAGCCCCCAACGGCgccaagagcagcagccccTCCAACGGGCACTACTCGGAGCCGGAGAGCGGCGGCGGCGACAGTGGCGACGAGCACG ATGTAGGAATGAGGGTCGGAGCGGAATACCAGGCGCGCATTCCTGACTTCGAGCCCG GTGCCACAAAATACACTGATAAAGATAATGGAGGGATGCTTGTATGGTCTCCATATCATAATATTCCTGATGCCAAGT TGGATGAATATATAGCAAtagcaaaggaaaaacatgGATACAATGTGGAACAG GCTCTCGGCATGTTGTTCTGGCATAAACACAATATTGAGAAGTCCCTTGCGGATCTCCCTAACTTCACTCCTTTCCCTGATGAATGGACAGTTGAAGATAAAGTCCTATTTGAACAAGCATTTAGCTTCCATGGAAAGAGCTTTCACAGGATCCAGCAAATG CTACCAGACAAGACCATTGCAAGCCttgtaaaatattactattCTTGGAAAAAAACTCGCTCTAGGACAAGTTTGATGGATCGTCAGGCTCGGAAACTAGCTAATAGAAATAATCAAGGTGACAG TGATGATGACGTAGAAGAAGCTCATCCAATGGATGGAAATGACAGTGATTATGATCccaaaaaagaagccaaaaagGAGGTAACAGATAACTTAATG GGCAATAATGAGCAGCCTGTTCAGACCAGCAAAATAGGTCTGGGTAGAAGAGAGTATCAGAGCTTGCAGCATCGCCACCATTCCCAGCGTTCCAAATGCCGTCCACCAAAAGGCATGTACCTGACCCAGGAAGATGTGATAGCTGTTTCCTGTAGTCCCAATGCAGCCAACACAATTCTTAGACAGCTGGATATGGAACTAATCTCATTAAAGCGACAG GTTCAAAATGCTAAGCAAGTAAACAGTGCACTTAAACAGAAAATGGAAGGCGGGATTGAAGAATTCAAACCTCCTGAG TCTAATCAGAAAATCAATGCCCGTTGGACCACAGAAGAGCAGCTTCTTGCAGTACAAG GCACAAAGCACTCCGGCCACTCAGTGTTTAGGCCCTTCACCTCCAGCACACGcatctgctccagcacctgccGCTCCCATGGCAACTCTAAATCAGCCGCCCCCGTTACTTCGTCCAGCACTTCccgctgctcctgccctgcaccGCCAGCCCCCACCGCTCCAGCAGCAGGCGCGCTTCATCCAGCCGCGGCCGACCCTAAACCAGCCTCCCCCTCCGCTCATCCGCCCAGCTAA
- the RCOR3 gene encoding REST corepressor 3 isoform X6 gives MPGMMEKGAELLGGKSRAAPNGAKSSSPSNGHYSEPESGGGDSGDEHDVGMRVGAEYQARIPDFEPGATKYTDKDNGGMLVWSPYHNIPDAKLDEYIAIAKEKHGYNVEQALGMLFWHKHNIEKSLADLPNFTPFPDEWTVEDKVLFEQAFSFHGKSFHRIQQMLPDKTIASLVKYYYSWKKTRSRTSLMDRQARKLANRNNQGDSDDDVEEAHPMDGNDSDYDPKKEAKKEGNNEQPVQTSKIGLGRREYQSLQHRHHSQRSKCRPPKGMYLTQEDVIAVSCSPNAANTILRQLDMELISLKRQVQNAKQVNSALKQKMEGGIEEFKPPESNQKINARWTTEEQLLAVQGTKHSGHSVFRPFTSSTRICSSTCRSHGNSKSAAPVTSSSTSRCSCPAPPAPTAPAAGALHPAAADPKPASPSAHPPS, from the exons atgcCGGGCATGATGGAGAAGGGCGCGGAGCTCTTGGGGGGTAAGAGCCGGGCAGCCCCCAACGGCgccaagagcagcagccccTCCAACGGGCACTACTCGGAGCCGGAGAGCGGCGGCGGCGACAGTGGCGACGAGCACG ATGTAGGAATGAGGGTCGGAGCGGAATACCAGGCGCGCATTCCTGACTTCGAGCCCG GTGCCACAAAATACACTGATAAAGATAATGGAGGGATGCTTGTATGGTCTCCATATCATAATATTCCTGATGCCAAGT TGGATGAATATATAGCAAtagcaaaggaaaaacatgGATACAATGTGGAACAG GCTCTCGGCATGTTGTTCTGGCATAAACACAATATTGAGAAGTCCCTTGCGGATCTCCCTAACTTCACTCCTTTCCCTGATGAATGGACAGTTGAAGATAAAGTCCTATTTGAACAAGCATTTAGCTTCCATGGAAAGAGCTTTCACAGGATCCAGCAAATG CTACCAGACAAGACCATTGCAAGCCttgtaaaatattactattCTTGGAAAAAAACTCGCTCTAGGACAAGTTTGATGGATCGTCAGGCTCGGAAACTAGCTAATAGAAATAATCAAGGTGACAG TGATGATGACGTAGAAGAAGCTCATCCAATGGATGGAAATGACAGTGATTATGATCccaaaaaagaagccaaaaagGAG GGCAATAATGAGCAGCCTGTTCAGACCAGCAAAATAGGTCTGGGTAGAAGAGAGTATCAGAGCTTGCAGCATCGCCACCATTCCCAGCGTTCCAAATGCCGTCCACCAAAAGGCATGTACCTGACCCAGGAAGATGTGATAGCTGTTTCCTGTAGTCCCAATGCAGCCAACACAATTCTTAGACAGCTGGATATGGAACTAATCTCATTAAAGCGACAG GTTCAAAATGCTAAGCAAGTAAACAGTGCACTTAAACAGAAAATGGAAGGCGGGATTGAAGAATTCAAACCTCCTGAG TCTAATCAGAAAATCAATGCCCGTTGGACCACAGAAGAGCAGCTTCTTGCAGTACAAG GCACAAAGCACTCCGGCCACTCAGTGTTTAGGCCCTTCACCTCCAGCACACGcatctgctccagcacctgccGCTCCCATGGCAACTCTAAATCAGCCGCCCCCGTTACTTCGTCCAGCACTTCccgctgctcctgccctgcaccGCCAGCCCCCACCGCTCCAGCAGCAGGCGCGCTTCATCCAGCCGCGGCCGACCCTAAACCAGCCTCCCCCTCCGCTCATCCGCCCAGCTAA